The Deltaproteobacteria bacterium genomic interval TGAGACGCAATATGGAATTAATTACCCGATTTTTCAATCCACCCAAAGGAAGCTTTTTCCTGTTCGGGCCCCGCGGCACCGGAAAGTCCACTTTTGTCCACCAATTTTTCCCGGATAGCTTAACCATAGATTTGCTCGATCCGGAACGGGTCCGGTTTTTTTCCGCCAAGCCCGAGCGGTTAAAGGAAATGATCGCCGCTTACCCGAAAGCCGGTTCTTTAATTATTGACGAGATACAAAAGGTGCCGGATCTGCTCCCGGTCGTACATAGCCTGATAGAAGAGAAGAAAGGATGGTCCTTTGTCTTAACAGGCTCCAGCGCCCGAAGACTAAAACAAACCGGGGTAGATTTACTCGGCGGACGGGCGCTGCTCTACAGCTTACATACATTTATGGCGGCTGAAATGGGAATCCGGTTTGATTTCGAATACGCCCTCCGATATGGAATGCTGCCTATCGTCGTCGCCTCGGAAAATCCGGAGGAGGTCCTGCGGTCGTACGCGGCCCTCTATCTCCGGGAAGAAGTCCAGATGGAGGGGCTGGTTCGGAATATCGGCAATTTTTCGAGATTTTTAGAGGCCATCAGTTTTTCTCATGCCTCCATCCTCAACATCAGCAACGTAGCCCGAGAGTCAGCCGTGGAACGGAAGGTGGTGGAGGGTTATGTGAATATTTTGGAAGATATTCTCCTGGGCTGGCGTCTTCCGGTATTTACCAAAAGGGCCAAACGCCAACAGGCCTTACATCCTAAATTTTATCTGTTTGATGCAGGTGTGTTTAGGTCGTTAAGACCCCAAGGGCCTCTCGACCGCCCCGAAGAAATAGAAGGGCAAGCCTTGGAGGGGCTGGTCGGACAACATCTTAAGGCTTGGATTGCCTACTCAAAAGTTAAGAGAGAGCTTTTTTTCTGGCGAACGAGATCAGGAGTAGAAGTTGATTTTGTCATCTACGGAAAAGACGGTATAGGGGCCGTAGAAGTTAAGAATACGAAAACCATCCGACCCGCCGACCTGAGATCGCTGCGGTCTTTCAAAGAGGAATATCCAAAAAGTAAGACTCTACTTCTCTACCGAGGGAAAGATCGCCTGGTAAAAGGGGATACGCTCTGTTTGCCCTGTGCCGACTTTCTGGCCGCCCTTCAT includes:
- a CDS encoding ATP-binding protein; protein product: MELITRFFNPPKGSFFLFGPRGTGKSTFVHQFFPDSLTIDLLDPERVRFFSAKPERLKEMIAAYPKAGSLIIDEIQKVPDLLPVVHSLIEEKKGWSFVLTGSSARRLKQTGVDLLGGRALLYSLHTFMAAEMGIRFDFEYALRYGMLPIVVASENPEEVLRSYAALYLREEVQMEGLVRNIGNFSRFLEAISFSHASILNISNVARESAVERKVVEGYVNILEDILLGWRLPVFTKRAKRQQALHPKFYLFDAGVFRSLRPQGPLDRPEEIEGQALEGLVGQHLKAWIAYSKVKRELFFWRTRSGVEVDFVIYGKDGIGAVEVKNTKTIRPADLRSLRSFKEEYPKSKTLLLYRGKDRLVKGDTLCLPCADFLAALHPNRLLDQVFT